A window of Leclercia adecarboxylata contains these coding sequences:
- the rluA gene encoding bifunctional tRNA pseudouridine(32) synthase/23S rRNA pseudouridine(746) synthase RluA, producing MLMEPYNPPQDPWLVILYQDEHIMVVNKPSGLLSVPGRLDEHKDSVMTRVQRDYPQAESVHRLDMATSGVIVVALTKAAERELKRQFREREPKKQYLARVWGHPQPSEGLVDLPLICDWPNRPKQKVCYETGKAAQTEYEVLEYAADNSARVRLKPITGRSHQLRVHMLALGHPILGDRFYATPEALSMAPRLQLHAEMLTITHPEYGTPMTFKAPADF from the coding sequence ATGTTGATGGAACCCTACAATCCGCCACAGGATCCATGGCTGGTCATCCTGTATCAGGATGAGCACATTATGGTGGTCAACAAGCCGAGCGGCTTGTTGTCCGTGCCCGGCAGACTGGATGAGCACAAAGACAGCGTGATGACGCGCGTTCAGCGCGATTATCCGCAGGCGGAGTCGGTCCACCGTCTGGACATGGCGACCAGCGGTGTGATTGTGGTGGCGCTGACCAAGGCGGCAGAACGCGAGCTGAAGCGTCAGTTTCGTGAGCGTGAGCCGAAGAAGCAGTACCTTGCGCGCGTCTGGGGCCATCCGCAGCCGTCTGAAGGACTGGTTGACCTGCCACTTATCTGCGACTGGCCGAATCGCCCGAAGCAGAAGGTCTGCTATGAAACCGGCAAGGCGGCACAAACCGAATATGAAGTGCTGGAGTACGCAGCGGATAACAGCGCCCGCGTGCGGCTAAAACCGATTACCGGCCGCTCGCACCAGCTGCGCGTGCATATGCTGGCGCTGGGCCATCCGATTCTGGGGGATCGCTTTTATGCCACACCAGAGGCTCTGTCCATGGCGCCGCGTCTGCAGCTGCACGCTGAGATGCTCACCATCACCCATCCGGAATATGGCACGCCGATGACCTTTAAGGCACCGGCGGACTTCTGA
- the rapA gene encoding RNA polymerase-associated protein RapA, translating into MPFTLGQRWISDTESELGLGTVVALDARMVTLLFPATGENRLYARNDSPVTRVMFNPGDTVTSHEGWQLKIEDVKEENGLLAYIGTRLDTDETGVMLREVLLDSKLVFSKPQDRLFAGQIDRMDRFSLRYRARKFQSEQYRMPWSGLRGQRTSLIPHQLNIAHDVGRRHAPRVLLADEVGLGKTIEAGMILHQQLLSGAAERVLIVVPETLQHQWLVEMLRRFNLRFSLFDDERYAEAQHDADNPFETEQLVICSLDFVRRSKQRLEHLCDAEWDIMVVDEAHHLVWNLDAPSREYMAIEQLAERVPGVLLLTATPEQLGLESHFARLRLLDPNRFHDFDLFVEEQKNYRPVADAVALLLAGKHLSDEELNTLSELIGEQDIEPLLQTANSDRDGADAARQELVSMLMDRHGTSRVLFRNTRNGVKGFPKRELHTIRLPLPTQYQTAIKVSGIMGARKTAEERARDMLYPEQIYQEFEGDSGTWWNFDPRVEWLMGYLTANRSQKVLVICAKATTALQLEQVLREREGIRAAVFHEGMSIIERDRAAAWFSEEDSGAQVLLCSEIGSEGRNFQFASRLVMFDLPFNPDLLEQRIGRLDRIGQAHDIQIHVPYLEKTAQSVLVRWFHEGLDAFEHTCPTGRTIYDSVHSELTGYLASPENTDGFDDLIKASREQHEALKAQLEQGRDRLLEIHSNGGEKAQRLAESIEEQDDDTSLISFAMNLFDIVGINQDDRGENMIVLTPSDHMLVPDFPGLPEDGCTITFERDVALSREDAQFITWEHPLIRNGLDLILSGDTGSSTISLLKNKALPVGTLLLELIYVVEAQAPKQLQLNRFLPATPVRLLLDKNGTNLAAQVEFESFNRQLSAVNRHTGSKLVNAVQQDVYTILQQGEPQIEKAARALIEAARSEADEKLSAELSRLEALRAVNPNIRDDELAAIETNRQQVLESLNQAGWRLDALRLIVVTHQ; encoded by the coding sequence ATGCCTTTTACACTTGGTCAACGCTGGATCAGCGACACAGAAAGCGAACTTGGGTTAGGAACTGTCGTGGCGCTGGATGCGCGTATGGTGACTCTCCTTTTCCCCGCCACCGGTGAAAACCGTCTGTATGCTCGCAATGATTCCCCTGTGACCCGCGTGATGTTCAACCCGGGCGACACCGTTACCAGCCATGAAGGCTGGCAGCTGAAGATTGAAGACGTAAAAGAAGAGAATGGACTGCTCGCCTATATCGGAACCCGCCTGGATACCGACGAGACGGGTGTCATGCTGCGCGAAGTGCTGCTCGACAGCAAGCTGGTGTTCAGCAAACCTCAGGATCGCCTGTTCGCCGGTCAGATTGACCGCATGGATCGCTTCTCGCTGCGCTACCGCGCGCGTAAGTTCCAGAGCGAGCAGTACCGCATGCCGTGGAGCGGCCTGCGCGGCCAGCGCACCAGCCTGATCCCCCATCAGTTGAACATTGCCCATGACGTGGGCCGTCGCCATGCGCCGCGCGTCCTGCTGGCGGATGAGGTCGGTTTAGGTAAAACCATCGAAGCGGGCATGATTTTGCACCAGCAGCTGCTCTCCGGCGCTGCCGAGCGCGTGCTGATTGTGGTGCCTGAAACCCTGCAGCACCAGTGGCTGGTAGAGATGCTGCGTCGCTTCAACCTGCGTTTCTCCCTGTTTGACGACGAGCGCTACGCCGAGGCCCAGCACGACGCCGATAACCCGTTCGAAACCGAACAGCTGGTGATCTGCTCCCTGGACTTCGTTCGCCGCAGCAAGCAGCGTCTTGAGCACCTGTGCGATGCCGAATGGGACATCATGGTGGTGGATGAAGCGCACCATCTGGTGTGGAACCTCGATGCCCCGAGCCGCGAATATATGGCCATTGAGCAGCTGGCCGAGCGCGTGCCCGGCGTGCTGCTGCTGACCGCCACCCCGGAACAGCTGGGTCTGGAGAGCCATTTTGCGCGTCTGCGCCTGCTGGATCCAAACCGTTTCCATGATTTTGACCTTTTTGTCGAAGAGCAGAAAAATTACCGCCCGGTGGCGGACGCCGTGGCCCTGCTGCTGGCAGGCAAGCACCTCTCCGACGAGGAGCTGAACACCCTGAGCGAGCTGATTGGCGAACAGGATATCGAGCCGCTGCTGCAGACCGCCAACAGCGATCGTGACGGCGCCGATGCCGCTCGCCAGGAGCTGGTCTCCATGCTGATGGATAGGCACGGCACCAGCCGCGTCCTGTTCCGTAACACCCGTAATGGGGTGAAAGGTTTCCCGAAACGCGAACTGCACACGATCCGTCTGCCGCTGCCAACCCAGTACCAGACGGCCATCAAGGTCTCCGGCATCATGGGGGCACGCAAAACCGCGGAAGAGCGCGCCAGGGATATGCTCTATCCGGAACAGATTTATCAGGAGTTTGAAGGCGATAGCGGCACCTGGTGGAACTTCGACCCGCGCGTGGAGTGGCTGATGGGCTACCTGACCGCCAACCGTTCCCAGAAGGTGCTGGTGATCTGCGCCAAAGCCACGACCGCGCTTCAGCTTGAGCAGGTGCTGCGCGAGCGGGAAGGTATTCGCGCGGCGGTGTTCCACGAAGGCATGTCCATTATCGAACGCGACCGCGCGGCGGCATGGTTCTCCGAAGAGGACAGCGGCGCGCAGGTGCTGCTCTGCTCTGAAATCGGCTCCGAAGGGCGTAACTTCCAGTTCGCCAGCCGTCTGGTCATGTTCGATTTACCGTTCAACCCGGATCTGCTGGAGCAGCGTATCGGCCGTCTGGATCGTATCGGCCAGGCGCATGACATTCAGATCCACGTCCCGTACCTGGAAAAAACCGCTCAGTCCGTACTGGTGCGCTGGTTCCATGAAGGGCTGGATGCGTTTGAGCACACCTGCCCGACCGGCCGTACCATTTACGACAGCGTGCACAGCGAGTTAACAGGCTATCTCGCCTCTCCGGAAAACACCGACGGTTTCGACGATCTGATCAAAGCCAGCCGTGAACAGCATGAAGCCCTGAAAGCGCAGCTGGAGCAGGGCCGCGACCGTCTGCTGGAGATCCACTCTAACGGCGGCGAGAAGGCCCAGCGGCTGGCAGAGAGCATTGAAGAGCAGGATGACGATACCAGCCTGATTAGCTTCGCCATGAACCTGTTTGATATCGTCGGTATCAACCAGGACGACCGCGGCGAGAACATGATTGTGCTGACCCCGTCTGACCATATGCTGGTGCCGGACTTCCCGGGCCTGCCGGAAGATGGCTGCACCATCACCTTTGAGCGTGATGTCGCCCTCTCCCGCGAAGATGCGCAGTTCATTACCTGGGAACATCCGCTGATCCGCAACGGTCTGGATCTGATCCTCTCCGGTGACACCGGCAGCAGCACCATTTCACTGCTGAAGAACAAGGCGCTGCCGGTCGGCACCCTGCTGCTGGAGCTGATCTACGTGGTTGAAGCCCAGGCGCCGAAACAGCTCCAGCTCAACCGCTTCCTGCCGGCAACACCCGTGCGTCTGCTGTTGGATAAGAACGGCACCAACCTGGCGGCACAGGTCGAGTTTGAAAGCTTTAACCGTCAGCTGAGCGCGGTGAATCGCCATACCGGCAGCAAGCTGGTTAACGCGGTGCAGCAGGACGTGTATACCATTCTGCAGCAGGGTGAACCTCAGATCGAGAAGGCGGCGCGTGCCCTGATTGAAGCAGCGCGTAGCGAAGCGGATGAAAAACTGTCGGCAGAGCTGTCACGTCTGGAGGCGCTGCGTGCGGTTAATCCGAATATTCGTGACGACGAACTGGCGGCGATTGAAACCAATCGTCAGCAGGTGCTTGAGAGCCTTAATCAGGCGGGATGGCGTCTGGATGCGCTGCGCCTTATCGTTGTGACGCATCAGTAA